A region from the Salifodinibacter halophilus genome encodes:
- a CDS encoding HU family DNA-binding protein, which yields MNKTDLIDVIASKADLSKADAQRALEGTLNAITESMKSGNDVQLVGFGTFSVRKRAERQGRNPKTGESIRIPAGQTPGFKAGKALKDAVN from the coding sequence ATGAATAAAACCGATCTTATTGACGTCATAGCGTCGAAAGCCGACTTGTCGAAAGCCGACGCGCAGCGAGCTTTGGAAGGGACCCTGAATGCAATCACGGAGTCGATGAAAAGCGGCAACGATGTCCAGCTGGTTGGCTTTGGTACCTTTTCGGTAAGAAAGCGCGCTGAACGCCAGGGCCGCAATCCCAAAACCGGGGAGTCGATTCGTATCCCGGCTGGTCAAACACCGGGTTTCAAGGCTGGCAAAGCGCTTAAAGACGCGGTAAACTAG